One part of the Entelurus aequoreus isolate RoL-2023_Sb linkage group LG05, RoL_Eaeq_v1.1, whole genome shotgun sequence genome encodes these proteins:
- the zfpl1 gene encoding zinc finger protein-like 1, with translation MGLCKCPKRKVTNLFCFEHRVNVCEHCLVSNHNKCIVQSYLQWLQDSDYNPNCLLCNNPLISEDTVRLICYDVFHWSCLNDLATRLPLHTAPAGYQCPSCQGPVFPPSNLASPVADVLKEQLSSVNWARAGLGLPLIDEPVGILEEATASDVTDYTDWSAFDAQQQSHLYHSHSYNASLSQAPNASPAVEDNFGSPHKNADPNMQDQSVVNFPATTTCDAITIHAGSSPRKIYDTRDSSSVTQIDFDDDKYRRRPALSWFAQILKNRSGAKRRSFSWKQRVFMLLLVGVLGFFTLIIIMAKLGRASASSDPNLDPLLNPHIRVGKN, from the exons ATGGGGCTTTGCAAGTGTCCAAAGAGAAAGGTGACCAATCTGTTCTGCTTTGAGCATCGTGTAAATGTGTGTGAACATTGCCTAGTCTCCAACCACAACAAG TGCATTGTGCAATCATATCTGCAATGGCTTCAGGACAGTGACTATAACCCAAACTGTCTTCTGTGCAATAATCCACTGATATCTGAAGACACAGTCCGGCTCATCTGTTATG ATGTATTTCACTGGTCTTGTCTCAACGACTTAGCAACCCGCCTGCCCCTCCATACGGCTCCAGCGGGATACCAGTGTCCCAGCTGTCAGGGTCCAgtgtttcccccctccaacctGGCCAGCCCAGTTGCTGATGTGCTTAAAGAGCAGCTGTCATCAGTTAACTGGGCTAGAGCGGGTTTAGGGCTGCCACTG ATTGACGAACCAGTCGGCATCCTGGAAGAGGCCACAGCCAGTGATGTCACAGACTACACGGACTGGTCAGCATTCGATG CACAACAACAAAGTCACCTTTACCACAGCCACTCCTACAATGCCAGCCTCAGCCAAGCACCAAATGCGTCACCTGCAGTGGAAGACAACTTCGGGTCTCCTCATAAGAATGCTGATCCAAATATGCAGGATCAGAGTGTAGTCAACTTTCCTGCAACGACGACATGTGACGCAATTACTATTCACGCAG GCTCATCACCAAGAAAGATCTACGACACGCGAGACAGCAGCTCTGTCACACAGATCGACTTTGACGATGACAAGTACAGACGACGACCAGCATTAAGCTGGTTTGCTCAAATTCTCAA GAACCGCTCAGGGGCTAAGCGGAGATCTTTCTCCTGGAAGCAGCGAGTCTTCATGCTGCTTCTGGTTGGAGTGCTAGGATTCTTCACATTGATCATCATAATGGCCAAACTCGGTCGTGCTTCAGCGAGTTCAGACCCAAATTTAGATCCTCTATTAAACCCCCATATCCGTGTgggcaaaaactga